From Triticum aestivum cultivar Chinese Spring chromosome 7B, IWGSC CS RefSeq v2.1, whole genome shotgun sequence:
ctatgtcctcggctcggctcaatcccgcaacccgcggcgcggcgcggcggggcggggcgagcgagtaggtctcctcttctcatgctcatacaagtggtaggagagctcaccttataaagaggtgcaactctctctcaatttatgaggtgggactaaactttagccttactcactccactcacatgtgcgcatgaatgggccaagagaatttcagaattttagttgggctttgagccaaaagcccactagcaaattccaacaactAGTAGGAGTACCTCAAACCAAAGCTTGCAATGTTATCATTACAGGAAATGAACTTGATTCTTACGTGACAACCTCCCGATTCCAAGGGACCACGTGAAAGCTACGACGAACAACTACTCCccccgtttcaaaatagatgacccaattttatactaaagttagtacaaagttgggtcatgtattttggaacggagggaatatgCATTTTACATGATTTTGACGTCTTCAACAAAATGCTGGCAATCAACAGTCCAGTTATCTTCTCGAAATCATGATCCTTTACATCCTTCAATCAGAGAGTTGAAATCATGATCCTTTACATCCTTCAATCAGAGAGTTGAAATCATGATCCTTTACATCCTTCAATCGGAGAGTTGATCTCCAGTCGAGTCTGTGAAGATGCATCATATGGGCTATTTTTTTCGCCCGCCAACAATCCACCATTTCGGCGTTAGGGCAAATCATACTGAGAGCAGATCAAACTGACACAGAAGCTTGGCATTAAAAATGAAGTTTTGACATTCCACTTCCAAAGTAACATAAAAAATGAAAATGGGTGCTAAACAAGGCTAGCAATCTAGTATCACAATACTAAGATGTAAAGTAAGCTTTTCTTCACAGAAGAACCATTTAGATATAGGGGTTTATCATGCTGGTTATCTAGAAACAGATGATACTGTCTTTCCCACACAAAAATTAGACCCCAAAAACTTCGTTTCACAAGAAAACATGTTTCCCCAGAAAACTGCCGCAAGTTTGAACGTACTAAATTTCAGATATGCAAGAACTCCAATATCGATCAATGGATATCCCAGAACTCTCCAGTTGTAAAATGAATTGATATGTGCATGTCAAATTGAAGGCATGCTATATCACATCAAACATTCTCTTTCTCTAACAGCCACTTTGCTCATTTTAAGAAACACTGTGAACGATGATTCAATCCAATAGCAAAGCTGTACGACAACATTTGTCCCATTATCCTATTATTAAGTGGCCTTCAATTTTCTCTGCTCAAAGAGAATCATAGGTTCATGTGTAATAATCAACAAAATAAAAGCTCAGATAACTTTTTTTTTAGGGTAGCTCAGATAACTAATAGTGAAGTCTTATGCCACCCAAATGCCCAATGCACCTTATATATGACCAAAAACAAAATGTCCACTTGTGGAAACAATATAACAGCTGGAGCGAAATCAAATAACCATGATCCCATGAATCTATGCAGTGGATATTGTGAGACATTTATCTGATAGTCACACACCATGTTTCTACAAGCCAGAGCTATAACTTCAGTTGTTCTATGATAATGAAGAACGCCATTTGGTTCTTTAAGGAGGACCCATCATCAACTGATGACTAAAATAAGATGCATGACTTATCTAGGTTTCAAAGGTTCCGAGTGACTAGAACCATATAAGCTTATTCTCAACAAGATTACCGTCAGAGCCAATCGTCTAGACCTCAATAGTGGTAATCTTCGGCACACATTACTGACCAAAGAAAGTACTGCATTTCATACACCAAATCGCTCGGAGCTCGTGGGGATGCCATGTGATATAAATGAAGAAAACGTCATGCCGTGGAGAAGAAATATAGGTGACTTCACTATGCGCACTTAACACCGTGTGGCAGCTTGTTTGCAGAGAACAGAAAAATCAGGGCTCATACAAAACAACCACAAAAGCAATAGTGAGCAGATGAATCTTAGAGAAAACTGGAGACGGCAGCATGTCAAAAGCATCTTTAAAGTATCGAATAAGTAGTCATAACAAGGAAATTGAAATGAGCCTCTACAGAATGTACATACCGCAACACAGTAAGAAAAGATGATTACACTACAATAAGAACATTTTTATGATTCCTACCCTCTAAGGCCAGTGGTCATCTTGATCAGGCTTCTTGACAAAGATCTGGTTGTAGTCTGGTCGAGACATCTGTAACAAAAGACACATTCAATAATTAGTGCAAGACGATAATATAGCAAATTCCAGAATACCAGATATAGCAAATCATATCAAAGCAGACTACACTTGTTCCACTACAGGCATGATTTACCACTGATACATCTCTAGGTAACAGCTCTACCTCCAAGTAGCATGATCTGACTAAAAGATTCACAGTTACATTATAGAGTATAGACTGTGTCTCCAGACGAGCAAGCCTAATGGTTTCAATTTGAATAGCATAGTTGGAGGCCTCGAGCAGTAACCATGGACCCCAATGCCTACATTCGATTCAACACCGCCCAAATTCCAAGCCAGAGCACTTGCATTAAATTAGCTACCATCTCTCCTACGGTTTCAATTGATTCTTTGGCGAACGATGCCAATTTGGGGCATAGACCACCCTACTACTAGATCTCTTGCTAGCAGGTGCCGCACCAGAATTTTGACCCGTTAGTCAGGTGCGAAATGTTCAACGGGGAGAGAAGGCGAGATGGGTGCGGGCTTACGAGATCCTTGAAGAGGATGAatgcgatgaggaagaagaggacgaagaggatcTCGAACTCGGCGAGGCGGACGAAGCGGAAGACCTTGTCCACCACCCTGGTCAGCAGCCCGGGATCCCGCCGGCCCCCGCCCCTGCCGACGCCCCGCTGCTGCCGCATCCCCTCCGGTCGCGCGCTGCCCCCTCGACTGCCTCCCTGAAGCCATGAACCCTAACGTGGGTACAAGAGAGAGATGTGCATAGACAAGTATGGCTGGGTGAACGGGGAAGAACAGCTACCGGATCACCGGCGGCAGCGTGGACGAGACGGGGTCGATCGGCGCGGCGGAGCAGGTCGTCGGACGCGGGGAGGAGGGGACGGGCCGTAGAGGGTGGGCTCGCGTGTCGGGGTCCTCGCGGACTATGCAATTGCCGGCGGCTCGAGCGGTGGTCCGCACGATCTTGGATCGGACGGCGGGAAAAGTCGAAGCAGCAAGGGGAAGGAACCAACCCCCCGTTGCACTTTGCAGCTCAGCGAGTCCAAATTGTCCCCCCTTCAAACCAAGTCCAAATTGTGCGGCCGGTGGTCCATTGCCACGAGTTTATTTACAGTCTTATTTCTCATTTGATTTGACTGTCCAAATTTGTCCACGCGGTTCTAAAAAAACGATCATCATGTTGTGACAATGTGTTCGTCTAGTACAGGAAAATGTCATATGCTCTTCTAGTGTAGTGCAAAAGGATGCATTACAAATTTCTCAACGCAGATATAAAAAATAATCACCATATATATAAATTTGTTAAACAAAGGAAAAAAAAGCATTTCTTTTagaccacacacacaaaaaaaagaacCATACAAAGATCTCGACTCAACGTTGAGTATGCAGACATACATCACCAAATAGAACAGGATGCATATGAAAAAGGCTCTAGCTTGCAAAACATGAAGGTATTGGTTTTAGAAAACATGGAGCCATTCGCTTATTCGGCTGACAGAATAACAATGTGGGTGATAATACAGGTCTGATTGCCTGTCAGCCTGTGGCAAAGCATTCCTGGACAGCGTACCTGACTGAAACCAATAAGGCTATATTTCTGGTGATAATTCGTTTTAGGTTTTACCCAACAGAGTAAGCATAAAAAAGATGGGAATATGCTAGCTAATGTTAAGCTCAAAGAATCGTCAGCACGTAGTTTACAGCTAGTATACATTTACATGACACGACTACAGCAAAATGGAGATGTTGAGTGGAACTGACTAAACCGAAAGATGTGATATCTTTGTATGATCTGGAGAGAAGAGACGAGGACCCTATCAGGTAATCCACTTGGAGGTGACTTGAGCACTTTGACGAGGTTTCATGGGAATCTGAGACAGGTTCCTCTTTTTCATGTTGGAGGAGACAGTGGGGCTAAAATAAACCTGGCTTTTCTGTGAAATTGATGCCGCTTGCAAGTGTGGTTTTCTCAAAGGAATGAATGTGTGCGACCTTGAGGGCGGCCCTTTCGAAGATTCAACACTTTTAGGTGAATCCCATTTGCTATGGTTCGCAAAACTCTGTGACCGGCCAACTATCTGGGGCCTCTTGTCCTTTGGACTGGGAATGTTTCTGCTTTCCATAGTTTCCGCGGAGTACATTGTCTCCTCCCCGCTGCTGAAGCCGTCCCTCTTATCTCCTTGTTCTGATATTGCCGGTGGTGAAGAACTTGACTGTGCCTCATTCCAGCAGTTTTCCTGGTAAGCAACATTGTGCATAGCATCGCAGTTGATTCGCGCATTAGCTACCCGTGATTCATCTGAAACTGAGCAGTTCGGTTTGATCTTATTATCGACAGGCATCATTTGCTTTAGAGGAAGCGGTAAGAAAATAGATCTTGGATGCCCAGGAGGAAAGCTATCCATGACCGAACCAGGTTGCTCCTTAGGTCTGGGCATCTGTGAGGCTGGATCTCGTTGGCCTTGAAAGGAGTGTGAATTAACAGAATCATTTTCACCATATGAAATCTTGGCAGATGCTGAACTGCATGACCCATGCTGCCGTGTCGGTCTTGCTGGCATCTGCGATGATGACAATGCCCCACCCTCTCGCTCAGTGGTCTTAATATAATGAAGATGACTCAGAGAAGAAGGTTCACTTCGTTGTCCAGCAGAAGATATTAATCGTGCAGGGGGCATCATTGGCTTGCTAACATCTTCCAAGCTACCACTCCAGTGCTGTTTTAACCATTCACATACTGCAGGGATGGGGATCCCAAATTGTGTTGGCACATCCATCTTTGATGCAAGGAGTGCAGTTGATGATGCAGAAGCATACCCTGTAGGTGTAGAAGGTGCAAGCTTCATCGGATCACAGACCATAAAAGCTAGATTCCCGTTCATATCAAAACCAGCAGATCCAGGATGCCATGAGACTTCATCAGTTGAGAACTTTATAAGGTTGTCAGTTGCTATAACAACCTTCCCCTCACCTACTGCCAAATCTCTTTTGTTTGTGTGGCCCAGGAGCAAAACTGTACTGCCAAGGTCCAAGCTGGGGTTCAAGCAGGTTTTCAGGAAATGAGGCTGTTGCCCATGCGAATCTGGGCTATCATCCACGACATCAAGCCCGACTATTGTAAGGTCCAGAATGGGGCTAGTGATGAAGAACCTGAAATGAAGAAACAAAATGTAGAACTGGTAAAAATGCCAGCAAAGGCATGCAAGATAAAGGATCATTAGAGTAAATGCTCCTCCAAAGTAAATAGAGTGTTTTTTTTCACACGAACCACTTCACTGATATCACCTTTCGTTTGTTCAAAGAATTCGTACAACTAAGTTACAAACGTTGTTGGACTGTTTTAGATAATAAAGTTTTCTAGAGGAAATCCAGATTGAGCCCATCCTGAGAAAATAATGCATTAAAAACAACACATCCTGCGCCCATCAGTCGAGAGAATAAATGGAACCAAGGACCACTTTGAGCAGATATTACCTCCCATTGATTCTTATCAGTCGAGCATCCAAAATTCAATAGAATTTATGTCTACCCTGTACAGAGCGGTGAGGTGATCCTATGCGGCTACAGCAGCTTATTTTATGTACTACAAAATCAACTTCAATCCTTCATACATCAACACATGACAAGAAGCCATTTTATGACTTACATAAGGTGCGAACATTCTTATTTGGTACTCCCTCTCTATCAAAATATAAGAAGACGTTTGTTGACACCATgatagtgtcaaaaagcgtcttatattttgatacggagggagtaattgGCTACTCCATAATGTATTATATCTTTATTTTTCACTAAAATAATAGCAGTATATTATAATCTATCTACCCCTGGTTGCATTTGATCCTCCAAAGTAAAATCGAAATTGTGTCCCCCCTTGCACGTACGGTTGCTACAATAACTGAATGCATTAATAACATCAAGATTGCCGAGGTCCATAATCACAAGACAAGCTCAAATAATTCCCTGAACCATATTGAAGTCAACCCGACCAAACTCTTGAGATTGCGCCTTTTCGCACAAATGCAAGAACTGAGGAACCAATATGGCATGGACCCACAAATCCACCAAAACCTTGAGCCATTTTTAACAGCATTGCAACTGAGAATCGCTACGGAAACCTACAAGCTTCTCCTAAATTTGAAGACGAAAACCAGATCTTCTTCCAGCATGGTACAACATGAACAGCCAGAGCACGAGTACAGCGCAGAGAAATTGCCAAAGGTGTTGCATAATCAAATCTTTGCGCGGAGCACTATGCAACATCAATCGACTTCCGGGCGGAACCGACACAAAAAAATGCAACCATTTGGCACCGCATTGCACAGCCAAACAACCCCAAGCAAAAACCAAGCAGGAAATGCGAGCAATGTCTTCGGGGTTCGTTACCTCTGAGGCACCAGGCGGGCCAGGAGGCGGCCGTGGCTGAGCtggacctcggcggcggccgccaCGGCGGCTGATGGGACGGTCCCGTGCGTGGTGAGcaggagggcgcggtggatgaggAAGCCTCCCCCGCgtttccctcctcctcctcctcctcctcctcctcctgcccctTCTCCGCCGCGAGGGAAGGACACCGCCGCGAGCGCGGGACCCTTCGTGGCGAACAGCGTGGACTTGATCCGCTCCAGCTTGGCCCCGCCGCCGGAGCAGAAGCACCACCCCGAGCGGTCCCCCAGGACCCCCATCCTATGCGGCCGCTCTCCCTCCCCTTCTCTCCCTCTGACGAGTGGCTACCGGCgcacggaggagggcggcggtgccCTCGGGTCAGCGGTGGCTGGCTGGCTCCTCTGGTGCTTTGGCTTCGTGGCGAGAGGAAACAATAATAAGGAAACGGTAATGCTTCTCAGCGAACGTTCGCTGGGGTTACATTTGTGAATGTTTTTGGGGATATTTTATGTTGCGGGTAGATAGCAATTCCTTCTCAAAATTTGTCATGTATGTATTTCTGAAAAAAATGTCAtgtgttttcaaaaaaaaattgtcataGAAATGTGCAAATATCATCCTCCAAAGGGAACGTTTGCCGGCTATTGCGGTCCTAAGAAAAAAGTTTGTTCTCAACGCGTTGGACGAAAAGCTGGGCATCACAGTGGGCCGTGTCTCTGTCCATTCTTACGGGCCGGAGGATTTTTTGTTGTTGTGTTTGCACGCTAGGATGACATGAACAGGCTGGGGCAGAGTTTAGTGCTGGAGCACCATGTAATTTTATTGTATTAGAAACATAGAAAGGTGTAGACatggttcctctctcatagtaaatggaagtaggggcagcaagcgcatgcatattatatccactagatcattgatggcgcgcgttgctgcgcccatcTGTTTTGGCTCTTAGCTATTAGGCATATAAAATAATTTATATGCAATTTCCTCAAGTTCTTTTTCTTTCTTGTAACTTATGCTTGTCTTAATTTAAAAAGAAAATTGCTATCTAATTAGAGAGGAATTTGAGTGGTATGCAAGTTGCTACGCCCATCTATTGTCAATAGGACTAATATTTTTATTAAAATCATTTAAATTTAGTTGCCTTTTTCTGACGAATAATAATATTATCCGCTGGTACTTTTTGAAAATTAAACATAGTTCCC
This genomic window contains:
- the LOC123159179 gene encoding uncharacterized protein, producing the protein MGVLGDRSGWCFCSGGGAKLERIKSTLFATKGPALAAVSFPRGGEGAGGGGGGGGGGKRGGGFLIHRALLLTTHGTVPSAAVAAAAEVQLSHGRLLARLVPQRFFITSPILDLTIVGLDVVDDSPDSHGQQPHFLKTCLNPSLDLGSTVLLLGHTNKRDLAVGEGKVVIATDNLIKFSTDEVSWHPGSAGFDMNGNLAFMVCDPMKLAPSTPTGYASASSTALLASKMDVPTQFGIPIPAVCEWLKQHWSGSLEDVSKPMMPPARLISSAGQRSEPSSLSHLHYIKTTEREGGALSSSQMPARPTRQHGSCSSASAKISYGENDSVNSHSFQGQRDPASQMPRPKEQPGSVMDSFPPGHPRSIFLPLPLKQMMPVDNKIKPNCSVSDESRVANARINCDAMHNVAYQENCWNEAQSSSSPPAISEQGDKRDGFSSGEETMYSAETMESRNIPSPKDKRPQIVGRSQSFANHSKWDSPKSVESSKGPPSRSHTFIPLRKPHLQAASISQKSQVYFSPTVSSNMKKRNLSQIPMKPRQSAQVTSKWIT
- the LOC123159180 gene encoding uncharacterized protein produces the protein MRQQRGVGRGGGRRDPGLLTRVVDKVFRFVRLAEFEILFVLFFLIAFILFKDLMSRPDYNQIFVKKPDQDDHWP